The Geobacillus genomosp. 3 genome segment AAACGAGTAGACAAGCCGGTACTCGACAAGCAAGTAAAGCAGCGTCATATACGCGATCGAGGTGAAGAACCGAACGTTCCATCCCCTTCCGCGCAGCACATCAACAAGCCAAAAAACGCCCATGGCGGCAAGAAAAAAGAAAAATCCGAGCACAAAACTAGAATAAAACGGGAGAAGCGTGAGCGCTGCGTAATGTCTCCACTTCCCCTCACCTTTTCGAATGCTTAAAAACGCCCAAAGCGCCAGCGGCATGCCTAACGTGCTTAACATCCCCGACGGCCAAAAAAGCGTCAGCGCAAACGCCAGCGCCACCCCGATGCGGACGGCCATCCAGCGTGGATCAGTTAAAAAATGCGTCTTTAACAGCAAATACATGCCCAAAAACGCCACGACCCTTGTGATCGTTTGACTGAGTGCATACGCGGTCATCGTCGGAAACAAGGCGTGCAGCCAGACGATGCCGGTCAGCTCCGAGCCGAGGGCGTTTCTTGACAATTGGCCGTTAGCGATTTGCGGAATCGTCGCGTCAAGCGGCCCAGTGATTTGCCCGCTCTCAGCAAGCACTTTGTACCAGGCGATATTGGAATCCAAGTTATCGTGCACGCGAATATGAGCGTTTTCGCCAAGGAGAAAGAGCGGGGACACATAAATGGCGATGACGCCAAGCGCCAATAGGAAAAACCGTCGTTCTCGCTGTTCGGTCACCGGCACCACGCTCCTGTCCCGTCCGTTTTTGGCTGCAAAAGCCCCTATTGGATACGTTGTACAGAAACAAGAAAATTATTCCTCGTTTCTTTTTTCAAACTTTTTGATTTTGACAGGGGAAAAATATGCTATGATAAAAACAGAAAATAAACAAAAATAAACAAACAAAAACAAAATATTTTTACAAAAACAGGCGAAGGGAGGAGTCCGGCGTGTTAGCGGCAGAACGGCAGCAAAAAATCGTCGAGCTCGTTAACGAACGGCTAAGCGTCCGCGTGTCCGAATTAAGCAAGATATTTTCTGTCACCGAAGAAACGATCCGACGCGACTTGGAAAAATTAGAAAAGGAAAACAAACTAAAACGAAGCCACGGAGGCGCCATCAGCATTCGCAACGAATCGGAAGTTGACTTCTCCGAACGGGAAATTGCAAATGCACTAGAAAAAAAGGCGATCGCCCAAGAAGCAGTCAAATTCATCCAAAGCGGCGACCGCATCATTTTAGACGCCAGCACGACCGCTTGGTATTTGGCCAAAGCGCTGCCTGACATTCCATTAACGGTCTTGACCAATTCGATGAAAGTCGCCGTTGAGTTAAGCAAAAAAGAAAAAATCCAAGTCATCTCAACCGGCGGCGTGCTATTGCCGCGCTCGCTCTCCTATGTAGGGCCGTTGGCGGAGCGATCGTTGGAAACGTATCATGTTGACAAAACGTTTTTGTCATGCAAAGGAATTCATTTGGAAAACGGATTAAGTGAGTCTAATGAATGGCAGGCGTTGTTGAAGAAAAAAATGATGACTATTGCCGATCAAGTGATTTTGATGGCCGATTCAAGCAAGTTTGGCGTACGCGCCTTTGTCCGCATGGCCCCACTTGATGACGTACATCACCTTATCGTTGACGACCACGTTGATGATAAGACAATGAACGATTTAGAAAGGAAGCAACTCATGTTGACGATCGCCCGTTTGAAACATCGTTCTGTTGGCCGCTGAACGGTCAATGTTGTCGCTGGCCCCCTTTTTAAATGTTGTTTTATTTTTGCTTTTATCTGTTTTTGTTGGCACCCCTGTTTATGCACCTTCATTGCATCCCCTTCCGTTCTTTTGTATCATCAATGGAAGAAAACAACCTATCAAAAGGAGTGCCCATCATGACCAAACAACTCCCTCCCGGCCAGTTTGAAACCGAAAAATGGCCGATTTTGCATGAAGGAGATGTGTACGAATTTGATGAAGCAACATGGACGTTTCGGCTGTTCGGCGATGTGAAAGAGGAAGTGTCGCTGTCGTATCAAGAGGTGATGCAGCTGCCGAAGACGGTTTCGACCGTGGATATGCATTGCGTGACGACATGGTCGAAATTCGATACGACGTTTGAAGGCATTGCTTTTCGCCAGTTTTTGCGCTTTGTCGAACTGGACCGCGATGTCAAATACGTGAAAATTTACGGCTACTTAAACGGCGACCGGTTCGGCTATTCGGCGAATTTGCCGCTTGAGGCGCTCATGGGCGATGATGCCTTGTTTGTCTACCGGTGGAAAGACAACCATCACGACTGGCAGGACATCTCGCCGAAGCACGGCTATCCGCTCCGTTTCATCCCGCCGGCGACGTTTTACTTATGGAAAGGGGCGAAATGGGCGTCCGGCATCCGCTTTATGAAGGAAGATGAGCCGGGCTACTGGGAAGAGCGCGGCTATTCGATGACCGCCAATCCGTTTAAGGAAGAGCGATTTGCCGATTGGGTGCCGCGATTTCGGTTTTGACAACCCCAAGGCGGCCGGTACACCAAAAAGCGAGGGGTTGAGAAAAACACCCTCGCTTTTTGGTCATCAAGCGGCCTGGCGGGATGCGGCTTGTTTGGCAAGCCAAGAGCCAAGGCGCACAAAGAGAAGCTGGAACACGATCGCCATGATGGCTCCTTTGACGACGTTAAACGGCAAAATCGCGGATATCACCAGTTCCTTTATTTCCGGTGCGCTCATCGCCGGGGCGCCGAGAAACAGCGTGTACGCCGGCAAAAACACATAGTAGTTGAGCACGCTCATCACGAGAGCCATGGCCGCCGTCCCCGCCGCCAGCCCCAGCAGCATGCCTTTTTTCGACCCGGCTTTTCGATAAACATAGGAAACCGGCAAAAGGAACGCCACCCCAGCGGTGAAGTTGGCGATTTGGCCGATCGGAACGCCGGTCGCGCTGCCGACGAAAACATAGTTCAGCACGTTTTTCAAAAATTCGACCGCCACGCCGGCGAGCGGGCCGTACAACAGCGCGGCGACAAGCGCCGGCACATCGCTGAAGTCAACAAGCAAAAAATTTGGAAACGGCGGCAGCGGAAAGTTAAGCATCATCAACACATACGCCATGGCGCCCAACACCCCGATGCCGGCAAAGACGCGGATTGGAACACGCTTCATCCTTATTTCTCCTCCCTTCTCGTGATTCATCCTCACAAGAAGAAGGCTGCCGCATTGAGCGCAAATCAAAACTCCCTTAAGCACGGAGCCTAAGGGAGAAAAAAGGGTATGCTCAACTAGGCGTTTCGCACATACACGAAACACCGGCAAACCTTCATCTTCTCCCATCCAGACTATACTGTCGGCTCCGGACTTGCACCGGATCCTGCCTTGCGGCTCGCGGGCTGAGAGGCCAAGCGCCTCATCACCGCCGGTCGGGAATTCCACCCTGCCCCGAAGATGAATCGTTTCTGTTTTTTGATAATTCCGATATGTTTAGTATACAATCTCTTTTTCAATTTGTCTATGATTTTTTATGATTCCCGCTTTGGAAACGGATCCCCCGGCTCGAGCACCAGCGGGGCGGTGTGGATCAAATCGGCGTATTTCAATCCTGTTCCCGTATTGAGCACAACGACCGTCTCTCCGCCGCGAATCCAGCCGCTTTCGCGCAATTTCCGGGCCGCGGCAAACGCCGCCGCTCCTTCCGGACAAATGAACGCCCCTTCCAGTTCCGCCACCGTCCGCTGCTCAGCCAAAATCTCCTCATCGCCGATGGCCACGGCACAGCCGTCCGTGTCATACACGGCCTCGAGCACAAGAAAATCGCCGAGCGCTTTCGGCACGTTGATGCCGAACGCCACAGTTGACGAATTCGGCCAGAATGCCGACTCCCGTTTTTTCTCGCTCCACGCTTTGACGATCGGCGCACAATGCTCGGCCTGTACAGCGACAAGCCGCGGCATGTGGCCACTTACCCAGCCAAGCGCCTGCAGTTCTTTGATCGCCTTATAAATGCCGATCAGCCCGACACCGCCCCCAGTCGGATACAAAATGACATCCGGAAGCTGCCAGGAAAACTGTTCGGCGATTTCCAACCCCATCGTTTTCTTTCCTTCGATCCGGTATGGTTCTTTCAATGTTGACGCATCGTACCAGCCATATTCGCGAATCGCCTTCGCTACGATTTGCCCGGCATCGCTGATGAGGCCGTCGACTAAATACAGCTTGGCACCAGCGGCGGCGCATTCTTTTCGCGTCATTTCCGGCGCATCGACCGGCATGACAACGGTCGCCTGAATGCCCGCCCGCGCCGCGTAGAGCGACCAAGCCGCGCCTGCGTTGCCGTTTGTCGGCATCGCCAGCTGCTTGACGCCCAATTCCTTGGCTTTCGAAACCCCGACGGCCGCCCCGCGGGCTTTGAACGTCCCGGTCGGAATGACGCCTTCGTCTTTCATATAAAGCGAGGGAATACCGATTTTTTGTCCAAAACGCGGCATCGGCACAAGCGGAGTCATCCCCTCGCCCAAAGAAACGATATGTTCACGATGCTTCACTGGCAATAACTCATGATACCGCCATAAACTCGGTTCCCGCTCCGCAAGTGCCTCCCGCTTTACTTCTTGGCGCATCGACTCCAAGTCGTACGCGACTAGAAGCGGCGACCCGCATTCACAAAGTTGGTGAATTTGGTCAACACCGTATGTACGTTCACACTTCGGGCAGTATAGATGGGATACATAGCTGAATGGCATCGTTTCGATTCTCCTTTCCGTTCGTTTCACCCACACAAGACAGGAAGCGCCTGCTTTCACGTTTCTAGCGAGACACCAACCTTTTCATTATATCATAGCCGTTGCCGATGCATTTAGCGACGAAGCATCCCTCGCTTTTTTATGCATAATCGCGCGAAACCGGCAAACACTATAGTCGGGAAAATGGCGGACCATGCCAGTGACTCAGCCGGTCATCCATCTCACAAGCATGGCAAGGAGGTCATCACAGTGGACAAAAAAACAAAAGAAAGCTTGAACAACCTTGAAACGAAGGCGACGCCAGGAAATCTCGCCGCTCAAAAACAGGCCGAGAGCGAAAAAAATAAGCAACGCGCACCGAAGATGTGACAAGTAAAAACTGGCGACAGAAAGCATCGAAGCGGTTCCCGTCTGACAGCGAACCGCTTTTTGCGTTGGATGCGCCCGCTGCCAGTGATGCCCCCTCGCACCGCTGGCCCGTCATAAAATCCGGGTCCTCTTTTTTACCGTTTACGCCGCTTATGGTAAAATAAATATGGAAACCACCACCTGCTTTTCCCACCCTAGCCATGATGATGAGGGCAAAAGCAGGCGCGGAACGATCCGGACGCCACACCATTTCATACATAAATGAACAAGGAGATGGACATATGAAACAAGAACTCATCGAACGCTTCATCCGCTATGCCAAAATGGATACCCAGTCCGACCCGGAAAGCAGCACCTGCCCGTCCACCGAAGGGCAATGGAAGCTGGCCGACATGTTGGTTGAAGAGCTCAAGGCAATCGGCATGGAAGACGTCACGGTCGACGAAAATGGCTACGTCATGGCGACGCTGCCGGCCAATACGGAGAAAAATGTGCCCGTGATCGGTTTTTTGGCTCATATGGATACGTCTCCGGAGTTTACGGGAGCCAATGTCAACCCCGAAATCATCGAACAGTACGACGGCGGCGACATCGTGTTGAACAAAGAACAAGGCATCGTTCTGTCGCCAAACGATTTCCCGGAGCTTGCCCACTACAAAGGACATACATTGATTACAACCGACGGGACGACGCTGCTTGGCGCTGACGATAAAGCGGGGATCGCCGAAATTATGACGGCCATGAACTATCTCATCCAACATCCAGAAATCAAGCATGGCAAAGTGCGCGTCGCCTTTACGCCGGATGAAGAAATCGGCCGCGGGCCGCACAAATTTGACGTCGCGAAGTTCGGCGCCCAATTTGCCTATACGGTCGACGGCGGGCCGCTTGGCGAATTGGAATACGAAAGCTTCAACGCTGCCGAAGCGAAAATCACGATCAAAGGGAAAAACGTTCACCCCGGTACGGCGAAAGGGAAAATGATCAATTCGATCAAAATCGCCATGGAATTCCAACAGCAGCTGCCAGCCGATGAGGCGCCCGAGCATACCGAAGGATACGAAGGGTTTTACCATTTGCTTTCATTCCAAGGCAGCGTGGAGGAAACGAAGCTTCACTACATTATCCGCGATTTCGACCGTGAACAGTTCGAAGCGCGCAAGGCCAAAATGAAAGAGATCGCCGCTTCGCTTGCGCAAAAATACGGAAACAACCGAATCAGCCTTGAAATCAACGATCAATACTACAACATGCGGGAAAAAATCGAACCGGTGCGCCATATCGTTGACATCGCCCACGAAGCGATGACGAACTTGGGCATTGAACCGAAAGTGAAACCGATCCGCGGCGGCACGGACGGGTCGCAGCTGTCGTATATGGGGCTGCCGACGCCAAACATTTTCGCCGGCGGCGAAAATTTCCACGGCCGCTACGAATATGTTTCCGCCGATACGATGGTGAAAGCGGCCGAGGTGATCGTGGAAATCATCAAGCTGTTCGAGCAAAAAGCATCCTGATCTGCGGTGAGAGCTTATCTCGGACGATCATGAGCCGATCGGCTAGGCAGCAGTTTCGGTGCGACCATACGAAAAGGTGTCCCGAACATCAGGACACCTTTTTGATGAAGCGATCGATCGCCTTCATCCCGTTCCGTCACGGAAGACGGTTGATCCGTCCCTCAATCCGTGCCGAGAACGGCTGCTCAAGGCTGCGAATATACGAAACAAGAGCATCCAAATCAACCGGCCCTACCTCGCGGTTTGCCGCCTCTTTCAACACCGTAAACCCGTCGCCGCCATCAGCGAGAAAGCTGTTGACCGTTACCGTATATTCAGCGTCTGGATGAAGCGGGGTGCCGTCTGGCAGCTGAATGTCAACGACCTTGTCCCCTGCTGGCCTGCTGGCGCTCCATGTATAGCGGAGGCCGGAGATTTGCAGCATGCGCGTTTGCCCTCGCTGCCATTGTTGGTTGAGCAGCTGGCGGATTTGCGCGCCGGTGAGCGTCATTTTCACAAGCTGGTTGTTGAACGGCTGAACGTTGTACAGCTCGCCCCACGTTACCTCGCCTTGTTCAATATCGGCGCGAATGCCGCCCGGGTTCATAAAGGCGAAATCGGTTTTCATCGCCGCCCGCTGGGCATCAGCGATCAAATTGCCCAAGGCGGACTCGCCGCTTTCGTTTTGTTCATCGGTGATCGTTTCGGCTGCCGCGCCGACGACTTGGTTGACAAGCGGCGCCACTTTCGCTTCGTATTTTGCAATGAGCGCGCGAATTTCCGGGTCTGGGGCAATGCCGTCATGATAGGTCGTCACAATTTCCGCTTTTTTCTCGACGACGTCTTTCGTGCGCGGGTCGATTTTTAAATCGACATCCGAAAACGCCGTACCGTACGAATACGACTGAACGAGCAGCTTGCCATCCACCATCGCGTTTAAGTACGCATGGTTATGGCCGGCGAAAATGACGTCCACTTCGTCATCGATTGTTTTGGCGATCTCGACGATTTCGCCGTTGGCGTTCGTTCCGTCCCGATTGGATACGCCTGGGTTATGGGCGAGAACGACGATCGTTTGCACTCCTTTTTCTTTCAGCTCGCGAACTGCGTTGTTAATGGCTGTTGCTTCGTCGATGAACTTGACCCCCGCAACGCCGCTTGGCGTCACAATCGTCGGCGTTTCCGTGAGCGTGACGCCGATAAACCCGATCGGCATGCCGTTGACGCGCTTAATGACGTACGGCGGAAGAATCGGCTCTCCCGTTTTTACATCAACGACGTTGGCGCTCACGTACGGGAAATCCGCTCCGGCAAAGTCACCAGTCGCCGGGTGATATCCGCCATGGATCAAGCGGAGCATTTCCGCTACTCCTTCATCAAATTCGTGATTGCCGAGAGTGCCGACGTCAAACCCGAGCTTGTTCAACACCTCAATCGTCGGTTCATCTTGCAGCAACGCTGATACCGGCGGGCTGGCGCCGACCGCATCACCGGCATGGACGAGCAGCGTGTTTTTGTTTTCCGCCTCCCGCTGTTTCAAATAGGCGGCCAAATAGTCAGCCCGTCCGGCTTCCCGGCCGCCGACTTTTCTTGTCACATTGAGCTGGCCGTGGAAATCGTTCATGCCTAACAGCTGTACATCAATATAACGATGCGCGGAAGCAGAAGGCTCTGCTGCCCCCTTTCCTATTCCCGCCGCTCCGACCGGGCTTGCAGCCAGGATGGCTGTCGCCGCCAATGCCGGCAGCACGTGCTTTCCCCATCGTTTGGAACGCTTCATCCTCCAGTCCCCTTCCTTCTTATGGTTTCTCCACTTCCTGATTATATATTTGGAATAGGTAGAATAATAGAGAAAAAAGACGTTCTTTTTGTAAATCTTTTGTAAAAGTGACATACTCCCACCACCTACGCTTCGCTTAGAGGTGGGAGCTTCTCGGGTAATCCCATCTCATGATGGGAAGTTGACCGAGCGATCCCCGTGTGCCCCACGGTTCGAGGACAAGTTAGACTATCGCTAATCGTTTCATGCCCTCCTGTTTGATATTGATGGCCGCATTGACGTCCCTGTCGCTCTCGAATCCACATTCACAGCGGAATGTACGCTCAGAAAGCGATAGAGACTTCCTCACTTTGCCGCAGCACGAACAAGTTTTCGATGATGGAAACCATTTGTCGATTTTGATCAGCTTCTTCCCCTGTTCGGCCAACTTGTACTGAAGGAAAGAGGTGAACATGCCCCAGCCATTGTCATGAACGCTTTGACCGAAGTGGAGGGCTTGGGACATTCCCTTCATGTTGAGGTCTTCGATGACCACGCAATCATAAAGTTTCGCTAATTTGTGCGACTCCTTATGCAGAAAGTCCTTGCGCTGGTTGGCCATTTTCTCATGCAACTTCGCTACTTTCAGACGCTGTTTATGCCAACGATTCGAGCCTTTCTTTTTACGAGACAATTTACGCTCGTTTTCTTTTCACTTGCGGAAAATGCTTTTTGATCAGTCGAGAACTTGCACTTTTATAGGCATTGATGAACGTTGATCATTCCCTATTTGGGTGTGCTTTGAACAAAATATGCACATGGTCCATATCGTGATTCCATTCAACCAAGGAAATATTGTAATTTTTACCCAATCTCACAAACCTATCTTTTGCATAGTCAGATATGGTATCATCCATCACTTGTCTGTGATCGTTTACAACCACAACAAGATGATCATACAACAGGAACACTGAATGGTTATTATTGTCTAATTTCATTGATACAACGGCCTTTCATTTTTCTAAAACTGATTATATATCTCACATTTCGCACCCTCTCGACCAAAATCGGGAGGATTTTTTCATCCCGGTGTCGAATAGGTCCTTGACACACAAGGAATGCAAAGGAGTTTTTCCATCATGGACGTTCGAATTCGGGCGATTTATGAAAGTTCCTATTTGAATATAATAAGTACCATTTTCAAAGATCTTGGCCTCCCTCAGCTGATTGACCGGCTGGTTCCGGTGGATCCTCAATGCCAAACCCGAGCCAGTGATGTGGTCGGGCTGCTTCTCTTGGATATCTTGAGCGGCCGGCAAGCCCTCGTTCATTTGGAACGGTGGGCGCATGACATCGACTTGCCCAAGCTGATCCGGCCAGGATTGGATCCGTCTTGGTTCAACGACGATGCCATTGCTCGCCATTTGGACCGGCTGTATGAGGCCAATATCCATCAAGTCCTTTCGTCTTGCCTGGTACAAATCTACAAGAAAGAAGGCCTCCCTCTCCGTGTCTTTCACGCGGATACGACGGACAAGACGGTTTACGGTGCGTATGAATCCGATTCGTCGGATGGGTTGCACATCACCTATGGCTATAACCGCCATCATCGCTGGCAAAAGCAGATCGGATTCGGCCTGATCGGCAACGAGGACGGCATTCCGTTTTACGGCGACGTGCACGACGGCAACGTGCCGGACAAAACGTGGAATCCCGAGGTGTTGTCGCGAGTCCATGAGCAGCTGAGGGAAGCGAAGATCGAAGACGAATGGATTTACGTGGCAGATTCCGCTGCGATGACGAAGGACACGCTGGCGCAAACGAAAGCCGCCAACGCCTTTTTGATCACGAGAGGGCCGTCGTCGCTCCGGATTGTCAAAACGGCGCTTTCGGAGGCGGATGCCCAACCCGATTCGGCGTGGAGCGCCCCCTTTGCGCTGGCCGAGAAAAACGGCGCCACGTACCGGGTATGGGAAACGGCCTCGACATATGAAGGCCAGCCCGTACGACTGATCGTCGTCGAATCGAGTGCGCTCGACCAGCGAAAAGGAAAGACGCTCGAAACAGAACGAACCAAAGAAGCGGAGCTTCTTCGCGAGGAACAAGCCCGTTGGGAGCGTCATCCTTTCTCTTGTCGGGAAGACGCCGAACAAGCCTTGGCCTCCTTGAAGGCATCCCTTCGTCCCCGGTTCCATCGAGTGGAGGCCGTCGTCGAAGAGATCGTGCGCCCGAAAAAACGGCGTGGACGGCCGAAAAAAGGGGCGGAACCGGAAATGGAGACGCTGTACACCCTTCGGCTGAGCGTGGAATTCAACCAAGACGCGTGGGAGCAGGCGAGACGGAAAGCGTCCCGGTTTGTCCTCGTCACGACTGTTCCAAAGGAATGGAAGGGCCAACCCATGGATGCCCAAGAGATCTTGAAGCTGTATAAAGGGCAGATCTCGGTGGAAATGAACTTCTCCTTCCTAAAAGATCCGTTCTTTACGGACGAAATTTACGTCAAAAAACCGGAACGAGTGGCGGTGTTGGGCTATTTGTTTCTGCTGGCCTTGGCCATTTATCGCGTCTTCCAGCGCCGGGTGCGTCAGTTCATCACACCCGAACGCCCATTAAAGGGCGCCGGAGGCCGCAAGCTGACCCGTCCGACCGGACAAGCGATTTTTCAATTGTTTTGGTATGTCAGAGTCGTCCTGTTGGAGTTGCCGGATGGGCAAATCCAACGCAGGCTAGGGAAACCGCTCACCCCTGATCAGCGAAGGATTCTGCAGGGATTGGGCATGGATGAGAGCATTTACGTGTAACGTCATATGGAACGACTAGCGATGGTAAAAAAAGGATTGCCATCGCTAGTCGTGTTGGTCGAAACGTTATTCTGAAAAACGAAATAAAAAATCCTTTCTTTCTCCCCTGCTAGGGTGCGAAATGTGAGATATATCATAACACACAAAAAACATCCATGAGTAAATTTTACTCCCCACCCAGGCATGAAAATCCATCTCTCCTTCCATAATGGAGGATGAACGCAAACAGTTTGGAAAGACGTGCTTTTTAATGGTGGTTCGACCCTGTACAAAAAACTGTTTGAGTCCATTTGGTGTTCCACCCATTGTAAGCCCTTTTCATTTGGAAAAGGTGACTACGAACAGAAAAATGCCTAACGAACAAGTGGACTCACTGTTTGCGAATTCATCAATGGAAGGAGTCCGGATCATGGATGTGCTTTATCATCGTTGCGCAGGTTTAGATGTTCATGCCAAAACGATTGTCGTTTGTGCGCTTTGGGGAGAAGAAGACCACATTCAAAAGGAGATCGAAACGTTTTCGACGTTTACCAAAGACTTGTTTCGCCTCCTGAAATGGCTCGAGGATCGAGAAATCACTCATCTAGCGATGGAGAGTACGGGGGTTTACTGGAAACCGGTCTTTAACATTTTAGAGGACTACTTTGACATTACCTTGGCCAACGCTCAGCGAATCAAGAATGTCCCAGGGAGAAAAACGGATGTATCCGATGCGGAATGGATCGCTAAATTATTGCGTTATGGACTGATTGAAAAGAGTTTTGTGCCACCCGCGCCAATTCGAGAATTGCGGGACTTGACCCGTTTACGCAAAAAGTGGGTGGGTCAATTGATTGCGGAAAAAAACCGAATTCATAAAGTATTGGAGTGTTCCAATATCAAGCTGGGTACGGTGATTTCCGACATCTTCGGAGTATCGGGCCGAAAACTCTTGACCCGTTTAATGGAACAGGGGTACATCGAAGAAGCCGATATCGACGCTTGCCTTCACGGAAGAATGAAAGGGAAAAAGCAAC includes the following:
- a CDS encoding DeoR/GlpR family DNA-binding transcription regulator; this encodes MLAAERQQKIVELVNERLSVRVSELSKIFSVTEETIRRDLEKLEKENKLKRSHGGAISIRNESEVDFSEREIANALEKKAIAQEAVKFIQSGDRIILDASTTAWYLAKALPDIPLTVLTNSMKVAVELSKKEKIQVISTGGVLLPRSLSYVGPLAERSLETYHVDKTFLSCKGIHLENGLSESNEWQALLKKKMMTIADQVILMADSSKFGVRAFVRMAPLDDVHHLIVDDHVDDKTMNDLERKQLMLTIARLKHRSVGR
- a CDS encoding sulfite oxidase-like oxidoreductase; protein product: MTKQLPPGQFETEKWPILHEGDVYEFDEATWTFRLFGDVKEEVSLSYQEVMQLPKTVSTVDMHCVTTWSKFDTTFEGIAFRQFLRFVELDRDVKYVKIYGYLNGDRFGYSANLPLEALMGDDALFVYRWKDNHHDWQDISPKHGYPLRFIPPATFYLWKGAKWASGIRFMKEDEPGYWEERGYSMTANPFKEERFADWVPRFRF
- a CDS encoding ECF transporter S component — protein: MKRVPIRVFAGIGVLGAMAYVLMMLNFPLPPFPNFLLVDFSDVPALVAALLYGPLAGVAVEFLKNVLNYVFVGSATGVPIGQIANFTAGVAFLLPVSYVYRKAGSKKGMLLGLAAGTAAMALVMSVLNYYVFLPAYTLFLGAPAMSAPEIKELVISAILPFNVVKGAIMAIVFQLLFVRLGSWLAKQAASRQAA
- a CDS encoding threonine synthase, coding for MPFSYVSHLYCPKCERTYGVDQIHQLCECGSPLLVAYDLESMRQEVKREALAEREPSLWRYHELLPVKHREHIVSLGEGMTPLVPMPRFGQKIGIPSLYMKDEGVIPTGTFKARGAAVGVSKAKELGVKQLAMPTNGNAGAAWSLYAARAGIQATVVMPVDAPEMTRKECAAAGAKLYLVDGLISDAGQIVAKAIREYGWYDASTLKEPYRIEGKKTMGLEIAEQFSWQLPDVILYPTGGGVGLIGIYKAIKELQALGWVSGHMPRLVAVQAEHCAPIVKAWSEKKRESAFWPNSSTVAFGINVPKALGDFLVLEAVYDTDGCAVAIGDEEILAEQRTVAELEGAFICPEGAAAFAAARKLRESGWIRGGETVVVLNTGTGLKYADLIHTAPLVLEPGDPFPKRES
- the pepT gene encoding peptidase T; its protein translation is MKQELIERFIRYAKMDTQSDPESSTCPSTEGQWKLADMLVEELKAIGMEDVTVDENGYVMATLPANTEKNVPVIGFLAHMDTSPEFTGANVNPEIIEQYDGGDIVLNKEQGIVLSPNDFPELAHYKGHTLITTDGTTLLGADDKAGIAEIMTAMNYLIQHPEIKHGKVRVAFTPDEEIGRGPHKFDVAKFGAQFAYTVDGGPLGELEYESFNAAEAKITIKGKNVHPGTAKGKMINSIKIAMEFQQQLPADEAPEHTEGYEGFYHLLSFQGSVEETKLHYIIRDFDREQFEARKAKMKEIAASLAQKYGNNRISLEINDQYYNMREKIEPVRHIVDIAHEAMTNLGIEPKVKPIRGGTDGSQLSYMGLPTPNIFAGGENFHGRYEYVSADTMVKAAEVIVEIIKLFEQKAS
- a CDS encoding bifunctional metallophosphatase/5'-nucleotidase, which gives rise to MKRSKRWGKHVLPALAATAILAASPVGAAGIGKGAAEPSASAHRYIDVQLLGMNDFHGQLNVTRKVGGREAGRADYLAAYLKQREAENKNTLLVHAGDAVGASPPVSALLQDEPTIEVLNKLGFDVGTLGNHEFDEGVAEMLRLIHGGYHPATGDFAGADFPYVSANVVDVKTGEPILPPYVIKRVNGMPIGFIGVTLTETPTIVTPSGVAGVKFIDEATAINNAVRELKEKGVQTIVVLAHNPGVSNRDGTNANGEIVEIAKTIDDEVDVIFAGHNHAYLNAMVDGKLLVQSYSYGTAFSDVDLKIDPRTKDVVEKKAEIVTTYHDGIAPDPEIRALIAKYEAKVAPLVNQVVGAAAETITDEQNESGESALGNLIADAQRAAMKTDFAFMNPGGIRADIEQGEVTWGELYNVQPFNNQLVKMTLTGAQIRQLLNQQWQRGQTRMLQISGLRYTWSASRPAGDKVVDIQLPDGTPLHPDAEYTVTVNSFLADGGDGFTVLKEAANREVGPVDLDALVSYIRSLEQPFSARIEGRINRLP
- a CDS encoding IS1634 family transposase → MDVRIRAIYESSYLNIISTIFKDLGLPQLIDRLVPVDPQCQTRASDVVGLLLLDILSGRQALVHLERWAHDIDLPKLIRPGLDPSWFNDDAIARHLDRLYEANIHQVLSSCLVQIYKKEGLPLRVFHADTTDKTVYGAYESDSSDGLHITYGYNRHHRWQKQIGFGLIGNEDGIPFYGDVHDGNVPDKTWNPEVLSRVHEQLREAKIEDEWIYVADSAAMTKDTLAQTKAANAFLITRGPSSLRIVKTALSEADAQPDSAWSAPFALAEKNGATYRVWETASTYEGQPVRLIVVESSALDQRKGKTLETERTKEAELLREEQARWERHPFSCREDAEQALASLKASLRPRFHRVEAVVEEIVRPKKRRGRPKKGAEPEMETLYTLRLSVEFNQDAWEQARRKASRFVLVTTVPKEWKGQPMDAQEILKLYKGQISVEMNFSFLKDPFFTDEIYVKKPERVAVLGYLFLLALAIYRVFQRRVRQFITPERPLKGAGGRKLTRPTGQAIFQLFWYVRVVLLELPDGQIQRRLGKPLTPDQRRILQGLGMDESIYV
- a CDS encoding IS110 family transposase; protein product: MDVLYHRCAGLDVHAKTIVVCALWGEEDHIQKEIETFSTFTKDLFRLLKWLEDREITHLAMESTGVYWKPVFNILEDYFDITLANAQRIKNVPGRKTDVSDAEWIAKLLRYGLIEKSFVPPAPIRELRDLTRLRKKWVGQLIAEKNRIHKVLECSNIKLGTVISDIFGVSGRKLLTRLMEQGYIEEADIDACLHGRMKGKKQQIQESLFGTLTEHELFMIRQSWKHIEYLESLIQEMDQRIDHLLQPYQQEVDLLMTIPGVKKETAAVIIAEIGVDMGQFPTPQRLASWAGVAPGNHESAGKRKSTRTVKGNPHIKSALCEAAWALSRCRNQPLAAKFWSLAARRGKKKALVAIAHRMLVTIYCMLSRKEPFWGPQVS